The DNA segment AATGTTTTTTTCAATCAACATTTTCCGGTAGCTGTATTTATTTTCAAAAAGACTTATGGCGGGTTTGTTTTCGGGGTTTAGTCCACTAAAGGTTTCTTGTACAAACATTTTTGCCACGCGCTTTGGTGTTCCTTTTAGGCTATCGTCTTTTAAATCTAAACCAAGCGCTTCCATTATTTGGGTAAAATGAAATTCTATCTTGCTTATTTTTTCTTTTTCAGAAAGCTTTTCGGAAGCAGCAACTTGTGTATGTGGTATGCTGGTGGTGGTAGCTATTGTATTGGCTGTTTCTTTAAGAAAACTCATAGTTCATTTATTTTTTTCATTACGTTTTCTACCACGGCATTGCAGTAGATTAGATTGAATTCAAACACTTCGTTGGCAGAATATATTTTTTCGATTTCGCCTCTAAGCATTGCTTTTGCTCTGTTTAAGCGCACTTTTACATTGGCTTCGGTAATGCTGAGCGCTTGGGCTGTTTCTTCTATGTTCATTCCGTTTATTTCGCGCAACGAAAAAACCATTCTGTAATCGAGTGGAATTTTATTGAGTGCGGTTTCTATTACATGACCAAGTTCGCGGTTTTGTATTGTTTTTTCGGTGTCGCCTTGTGTGTATGCAAACATTGGCGTTGCTTGTTCTTTAGCTTCTTCCATTATTTCATTTTTAAAACTTGCTTTTTCTCTTTTTCTATAACAGTTGTTGAGCATTATGCGCACTATCCATGTTTTAAAGTTGGATCGACCTTCAAAATTTTGCAGGTTTTTGTAGGCATCTACAAATGTATCTTGCATTAAATCCAAGGTGTCTTCGTGATGGTAATTATACGAGCGCCCTACTTTATACAAATACGGGTTAAACCTCCTTACTATTATTTCATAAAGTGCTTTCTCGCCTTTTAGAATCCGCTCTATGATTTCGACTTCGGTATATTTTTCAAACTGCTTCATGTTTATGCGTTTGTTTTAGAAAGTTTTGCCATTGCAAGGGCTGCTATTGCCATTACTAAGTCGCGAACTGCTACATCTACATAATTAAACCCTGCCAGCAAAGTTAAGGCAATTAGTGTAAGCCAAGCTGCCACTACATATCCGCCTATTTCCGGTTTTTTGAAAACCAATAATCCGGCTACTATTTCTACCACGCCTACTATCATCATAAATGTGGCTGCCGAAAATGGTAACAGGGCTGCCATAGATGGATTTATGTATTGCTCCCACTGTGTAAGCAAATTTGTAAACTTATCTGCTCCCGCAACAATTGGAACTACTACAAAAGTGTACTTTAATAAATTGAATGCTTGTGTTTGATTTTTACTGTTGGTTTCCATGTTTTAAGTATTTAAGTTGGTGTTGAATAATTGGTGCACGCTTGGTGCATATATTATATTGGAGTAAGTACTTCTTTAAAAGGTTACAAAAAAAATTTAGTGCTGTGTTTTGGACACGTTTTTGCAACAAAAAGGCTGCCTCTATAAGAAACAGCCTTTGGGAAAAATGATTGGGCGGGTACTTGGTTGATAAGTTAAAATTTGCTTGGAAACTGCTTTGCAATTCCTTCCGATAAATCATCTGCCATTTCTAACATGTGGTTGTGTGCTTCTTCATATTTCTGAACGGCTGCGGTATAGTCTTTTTTCAATAAATCTACAGCGTATGCGGTGGTTTGGTCTATGTGCATTTTCATCATGTGTCGCATATCGGATTGTGCCCAATTGGGATTGGCAGCAGAAAGAAAATCTGCAATTTGCTCTGCATTAGCATACCAATCTGCCAAAGCAGTATTCAGTGCGGCTTGGTCGTTGTTTTTAGCTGCTGTTAATACAGGAACCGCTTTGTTTATGTGATCGGTAAGCAATGCTGTGAGCTGGTCGCCTGCGGCTTGCCCATAATATGGAACAATAGCTGCTCCAATATCTTTTTGATTTTGCAGCAATCTATTCAGCTGCGCCTGCAAACCATCAGAATTATTAAAAAATGCATCTACCGTTGAATATGTCCATTGCATATGGTCGCTCCACAGTTTTCGCATATTGCTGTTGAAGGTTTTGTAATTTGCTGTGTCTAAAGGCGAAACTTCATCTTTCTTACAACTTTGCATCATAAGCATTGGCACCAATATGGTAGTTAAAATAATGGTTGCTTTCTTCCATAAAGATGGAGCTGCTTGGCTGGTGGTGTTTTTCATTTCTATAAATTTTTTGTTTGGTAATACCCTATTGGAGTAAGCACCTCTTTAAAAGGTTACAAAAAAATTTAGTGCCGTTTTTTACTATTTCCACACCTCTACATTTAGTTTAACTTCGCCATTGTAAAACAAGCATGAAAGAAAAAATAGCCGGAGTTATTGGCACGGGAAGTTTTGGTTCGGTAATAGCCAATTTACTAGCCGAGAATATACGTGTGTTTTTATACGGACGCACACCGGAAACTACCGAACAAATTCGCGCTACCAGAATGTTGCACGGTTATGCCCTGCATGAGCGAGTTCATGTAGCGGAGTCGCTGGAAGAGGTTGCCGAAAATTGTTATATTATCTTTCCGGCCGTTCCTTCGCAACATTTTAAATCTATGATTCGCGACTGCTCGCCTTTTCTTCGTCCGGATCATATTGTTATTCACGCCACCAAAGGTTTGCACACGGAGTTTGATTTAGATACAGCCACAGCCGAAAGCATTTCGCTTAAAGAAATAAAAACCATGAGCGAACTTATTCGCGAAGAAACCGGAGTGGTGCGCGTTGGCTGCCTGGCCGGACCCAACCTTGCCGCAGAGCTTGCAGAGCACCAGCCGGCAGCTACCGTTATTGCCAGCCGATTTGATGAGGTTATTCGCGAAGGACAAGGATGCCTGCGCAGTGACCGCTTTCAGGTTTTTGGAAGTAAAGATTTATTGGGAATAGAACTTACCGGAGTGCTTAAAAATTATGTTGCTTTAGCATCAGGCGCCCTAAGCGGTTTGGGCTATGGCGAAAATGCCCGCGCCATGCTTATTACACGCGGTGTGGCAGAAATGATTTATTTAGGAAAAGCCCTAGGTGCCGATAAAAAAGCTTTTTTAGGAATGGCGGGTATTGGCGATTTAATTGCCACTTGCTCTTCTCCAAAATCAAGAAATTATACCGTAGGCTACCGAATTGCCAAAGGTGAAAAGCTAAACACCATTCTTGCCGACTTGGGCGAAGTGGCAGAAGGTGTGCGCACACTTAAAATCGGAAAACTAATTGTAGATAAAGTAAAGCAACCGGCTCCCATTCTTCTTTCGCTCAACAAAGTTTTTTTTGAAGACTGGGACATGGAGCGCGCCATTACTTTTTTAATGCGCTATCCGGTAAATGAAGATGCCGAATACTTGAAGCTATAAACGATGTGCCACAAAACAATTAGCTTCGCATTTCCTAATTCCAATATGTGTTATTGCTTATTTAGTTTTTTATTTTGAACACTGCACTCATTCAACATTTAGAAACGCTTCCAAAAGAGCATTTGGAAATACACTTGGCAGCATATCCGTGGTTTGCCGCTGCGCGTGCCGTGCTTGCAAAAAAAGAGTCTTCGCAAGCATTGGTACAGCAAACTGTTCCATATGTAAAAAATCGAGTTTGGTTTAAAAACTATTTGCTGCAAACCGAATCTGCCCCGGCTAAAGAAAAAGAAACGGTAGAAGTAGCAACTCCGGCAGAAGCCATTCTTTATACGCCAAACGAGCAATCTATTGCTATTGAAGTTGATAATACTCTGGCAGAAGCCGCGGCTCCACTTAACTTAAATCTCATAGCTCCTCCAACTCCCGAAACCGAATTGGTTGATTCACCCGCTATTGAACATACAGAAACCCAGTTGCAAATCGAAGCCGAAACAACAGATGTAGATTTGGTAGAAAGTGCCGCTCATAAAACTTCGGTTGAAGCAATTGAACCACCTGCAATACAAGAAGAAAATATAGCCGAACAATCGTTTTCCGGCTGGCTGGCTCATTTTAGCACCGAAAAAGATAAAAAAATATTCATCGCTGCTCCTGCGCCAAAAGCCAAAGAAGAAAAGCCCAAAAAAGACGAACTGGAAATGCTTATTCAAAGCAATATTCCATATACTGCTTTAGAAAACAAAATAGAGGCCGAAACCCACTATTCAAAAGGGTTGTCGGATTTTATAGCCACTCAAAAACGCCAGAAAAAGCAGCAACTTCCTTCGCCCGATTTCGATGAAAATTCGCGGCTTCCAATTACAGAAACAATTGCTGTTTTGTTAGAAAAACAAGGAAAAACAAAACAAGCTATTCTTGTTTATGAGCAGTTGTGTTTGAAGTTTCCGCTTAAAAGCACTTATTTCGCAGCCCACATTCAAAAATTGAAACAAAAAATTTAATTGAAATGTATATCGTAATTACAGTTTTCATCATTATAGTTTGCTTATTGCTTTCTTTAGTAGTTTTAATTCAAAACCCAAAAGGTGGTGGACTTTCTTCTTCTTTTGGCGGTGTTGGCCAACAAATTTTGGGCGCTCGCAGAAGCACCGATATGGTAGAAAAAGCTACTTGGACTTTGGCTATTCTTCTTTTGGTTTTTAGCATTGGCTCTGCATTTTTTATTGATAAACGCTCTGCCGTAAAATCTAAAACCCAAGTAGAAAAGAGTGAAGTAGAACAGCAAATGGCAAACCAGCCTTTTAATCCTGGTGCATTGCCACAAGCTGCTCCGGCTCAAGGCGCTCCGGCACAAGCTGCTCCGGCAGAAAACAACGCTGCTCCAGCAACTCCGGCTCAGTAATTTTTTCCCCTTTATTTTTTATGGGGCACCATCATCATCACGATCATGTTCATTACCACAGGCAGGCCAATGAACGAAGTACACAAATTGTTGTAGTTATTTCTGTGGTGGCTATGCTTTTAGAGTTAAGCGTAGGCTACAGCACCAAATCTGTTACTTTAATTATGGATGGTTGGCACATGCTTTCGCACGTGCTGGTGCTGCTTTTGGCATGGGCTGCGTACTTATACATTCGCCTGAGCAAAAGCGAACTTACGCAACAAAAAGAGCAGCGAATTTTAGCGCTCAGCGGTTTTGCCAGTGCCGTTATTTTATTGATGGTTACCGGCTTTATGATTTACGAAGCCATTGAGCATTTTATTAAACCCGAAGTAGTTGTTACTAAAGAGTCTTTTTTTGTAGCTTTCTTTAGTTTATTGGTAAATGCTGTTAGCGCTTATGTGCTTCACCGCGAGGAAGAAAAAATGGACCTAACGCTAAAAGCCGCATACATACATGTGTTGAGCGATGTGGTTTTAAGTTGCATGGCGCTGCTTTCTCTTTCTGCCATTTATTTTGCCAACATCATTTGGTTAGATCCGCTACTCGGTTTGGTTGGTAGTGCCGTTATTTTGCGCTGGAGCATTGGCTTAATTTCAAAATCGTGGAGAGAGGCGCTTTCTTAATTTTTTATGGCTCGTATAAAAGTTGATTTACATCCAATCTATAACAACAACAAAGCCATAGACAAAGCTTTGCAAGAAGCTTTTGACGATGCTGTGGAAAACAAGATAAGAGAAGTAGAAATTATACCCGGCAAAGGCAGCGGGCAACTACGCAAAAAAGTAGAGCGTTTTTTACAACAGCCACATATAAAATCTAAATACCACCGTATAGAAAACGACAGTAAAAACTTTGGTAGATTGTTTGTTTATTTCCGTTTCGAAAAATGAGTCTCCAGCAAACCAATACCATTCTTTTTGAAGATAACTATTTTGTTGTTGCCAATAAGCCGAGCGGCATTGCTGCCATACCGGAGCGCAATGGCGATAGAGAAAAATCTTTTGTTGGGCAGTTAGAAAAAACCTTGGGTCCTTTATTGGTGGTGCATAGAATAGACAAACAAACCAGTGGTGCTTTATGCTTTGCAAAAACCGAAGAGGCACACAAAGCACTCAATATTTTGTTTGAAGGCAGAAACATAGAAAAAGAATACTTAGCCGTGGTTAAAGGAAATATGTTGGAAACACACGGGATTATCAACGAACCTTTGGCAGAAAATCCGGCACGCCCCGGCACCATGAAAATACATCCGAAAGGAAAAGAAGCTATTTCGGAATTTTGGGTAAAAGAAAATTTTAGGCATGCCGCCCTGCTGCGTGTAAATATTTATACCGGCAGAACCCATCAAATTCGTGTTCATTTA comes from the Chitinophagales bacterium genome and includes:
- a CDS encoding Smr/MutS family protein, which translates into the protein MARIKVDLHPIYNNNKAIDKALQEAFDDAVENKIREVEIIPGKGSGQLRKKVERFLQQPHIKSKYHRIENDSKNFGRLFVYFRFEK
- the secG gene encoding preprotein translocase subunit SecG, whose amino-acid sequence is MYIVITVFIIIVCLLLSLVVLIQNPKGGGLSSSFGGVGQQILGARRSTDMVEKATWTLAILLLVFSIGSAFFIDKRSAVKSKTQVEKSEVEQQMANQPFNPGALPQAAPAQGAPAQAAPAENNAAPATPAQ
- a CDS encoding sigma-70 family RNA polymerase sigma factor: MKQFEKYTEVEIIERILKGEKALYEIIVRRFNPYLYKVGRSYNYHHEDTLDLMQDTFVDAYKNLQNFEGRSNFKTWIVRIMLNNCYRKREKASFKNEIMEEAKEQATPMFAYTQGDTEKTIQNRELGHVIETALNKIPLDYRMVFSLREINGMNIEETAQALSITEANVKVRLNRAKAMLRGEIEKIYSANEVFEFNLIYCNAVVENVMKKINEL
- a CDS encoding RluA family pseudouridine synthase, which gives rise to MSLQQTNTILFEDNYFVVANKPSGIAAIPERNGDREKSFVGQLEKTLGPLLVVHRIDKQTSGALCFAKTEEAHKALNILFEGRNIEKEYLAVVKGNMLETHGIINEPLAENPARPGTMKIHPKGKEAISEFWVKENFRHAALLRVNIYTGRTHQIRVHLKSISHPLLVDEIYTDTKAFYISSCIKKFKRNEEEPERPTIARLTLHAASLSFTHPFSQQKISVEAPLPKDLETLLKLLRKNDT
- a CDS encoding cation transporter, with the translated sequence MGHHHHHDHVHYHRQANERSTQIVVVISVVAMLLELSVGYSTKSVTLIMDGWHMLSHVLVLLLAWAAYLYIRLSKSELTQQKEQRILALSGFASAVILLMVTGFMIYEAIEHFIKPEVVVTKESFFVAFFSLLVNAVSAYVLHREEEKMDLTLKAAYIHVLSDVVLSCMALLSLSAIYFANIIWLDPLLGLVGSAVILRWSIGLISKSWREALS
- a CDS encoding NAD(P)-dependent glycerol-3-phosphate dehydrogenase codes for the protein MKEKIAGVIGTGSFGSVIANLLAENIRVFLYGRTPETTEQIRATRMLHGYALHERVHVAESLEEVAENCYIIFPAVPSQHFKSMIRDCSPFLRPDHIVIHATKGLHTEFDLDTATAESISLKEIKTMSELIREETGVVRVGCLAGPNLAAELAEHQPAATVIASRFDEVIREGQGCLRSDRFQVFGSKDLLGIELTGVLKNYVALASGALSGLGYGENARAMLITRGVAEMIYLGKALGADKKAFLGMAGIGDLIATCSSPKSRNYTVGYRIAKGEKLNTILADLGEVAEGVRTLKIGKLIVDKVKQPAPILLSLNKVFFEDWDMERAITFLMRYPVNEDAEYLKL